The following are encoded together in the Malaya genurostris strain Urasoe2022 chromosome 3, Malgen_1.1, whole genome shotgun sequence genome:
- the LOC131438020 gene encoding dystrophin, isoforms A/C/F/G/H isoform X7: protein MDQVFIDERQDIQKKTFTKWINSHLSKSNTCVISNLFEDLRDGNALLSLLEVLTNQAYKREKGSMRVHHINNINKALAVLQKNGVRLVNISSDDINSGNAKLTLGLVWLIALSFDGHKLLKSEAISGIEISLLNWVRPIVEKHNVKVHDFASSWSDGMAFFAILCECVDILDFNMVVQLNPIARLRMAFDLAYNRLGIEPLLDPEDVNTNEPDKKSILMYVMSLYNVIDSRNLKHDDLQLSTKHDENLEEIKLLTDDKMNGYTKQDSDCKFKCSCQNVVTYSCDRGNLSELYLVKSIDDLRNFNEENKTQELFQSKPLIKIVEHTEAVYSNVKLNESIVSIRSDREQISSRPVSTVTNLSIEFNSYQSTLEDVLDMLLKAEEIFTRDVTESNDLMIVKRHFHEHEEFMTKLSEYQTFVCGALDDGSRLISEANLNTKSQGMDIGSQIEIKQQLFLLNERWEILRVNALERQTKIHSRLAWLQIENVEQLRLFLCTIEDRVSRMNGVCRTPMELKIQLEDLIRLQHDMENQKNLINSLNNLVIIIDSNSFIDFENMLSALEKRWFHVTKWIASRWNQLQTLCYRWTKLSERYHIICQWIHCRQQNLKKMGTNESVKVVSIMERIECLQYCKQDLTTLIHYLDDLDSAAQCLSNEGYSSLNVMKIEHLTNMCDALVRTLEAQEVRVLNTGFQIPVLIKSDDERKNSVLKPASWEDFQTKMFEEIDSKVDEIDMNNINTSTYIHIPQPEKKTKPAQSESYAEFNELLNELDIALKECMLTLDTIDNVDSQKKISLLEHCEAAVIEKKKDYVRAQEMFLLCNVLPHMDLSIESKRLEDIGVSFNALQTKLYEIGNKDKFSRSLTEFKLLLVDNRNWYQQSSNLITIDDLERRLSIMDYFQPKIEENQQILANNNEDDWRAFNIDFNLFVESWNDMKKVVGRVIIEKNGYKELSEHIQRVHELVSEIDSLSVVNIDLKSMQITLGRMNFLETMYNELLDESGDEIIAHLSADTRFEKPLTEWYSVLRLLNDSIRKQNIALEYINNFNKECENIRASLDKIDSNLDELFLLGEVKHLKYAKYEQLTTDIKRVENDIIGIKKLYEIMAEHGDETSLNLRICVLSDRYSSIITRYEKKINKLNIETSATSILARVYEMGLWLNNLEKNTPKILNSEIANLNELYQIKSKFQALKETCEQQTNKFRELNEIGNELLLKIDEMVQEKPESKFICLVTKFTKLNAYWTEVTTLVYSKTAFLEHITSQIGEFKTLTVATEGYLDKLEKLLRRSSESAADVEEISEELDTIENYIRNHPKQRFDKIFALGKELCSLKFMVVLVEEDQRTITERWNSLQALAKQRTAKLEQAMKEAQSSESQVSYMQQWIFRINETLNDTTTENIPHEIQKLQNDFEYHKKVLLDMAQKVDHYKCEGKIEAANRYQDQVELLQDLFKCCLHKFYRLSSEQTAFETKLNLALVEIHHAEKGATILDIAFAGPAHLQDQFQRSLKIYKYLSEIKSEIEQIIRAGRKICADEGTINPSKLGQRIDTLKHLYNSLGETVTQTKQILENLSKIHRDLDDNLNEVEHWIYEISDLRQPTNEELSVTIGKIMTCTKLYDEYRQVCREIYLEDVKVRIENAKKRLMFIGNRGVKEKLHSIKNSSLNVDSVNSDLLRYIKPDLNSVESNNDEDAEDFIVKMSKMLQLYRTLLYAAENMACINHDSEHAPALN from the exons AAACGCGAAAAGGGTTCCATGAGAGTACATCATATTAATAACATAAATAAGGCGCTAGCCGTTCTACAAAAGAATGGAGTGAGATTGGTGAATATATCCAGTGATGATATAAATTCAGGTAACGCAAAGCTTACACTTGGACTAGTTTGGTTAATTGCTTTGAGTTTCGACGGTCATAAACTTTTGAAGTCGGAAGCAATTAGTGGAATTGAAATATCTTTACTCAATTGGGTTCGACCAATCGTAGAAAAACATAATGTTAAG GTTCACGACTTTGCCAGCAGTTGGTCTGATGGGATGGCTTTCTTCGCAATTCTTTGTGAATGCGTTGATATACTGGATTTTAATATGGTTGTTCAATTAAACCCGATTGCGCGATTGCGAATGGCATTTGATTTAGCCTATAATCGTTTAGGTATTGAACCACTGTTAGACCCAGAAGATGTTAATACTAATGAACCGGATAAAAAATCAATACTTATGTATGTGATGAGTCTTTACAATGTAATCGATTCAAGAAATTTGAAGCATGACGATTTGCAGCTTTCGACAAAACACGATGAAAACTTGGAGGAAATAAAATTGCTTACTGATGATAAAATGAATGGCTACACAAAACAAGATTCTGATTGTAAGTTCAAATGCAGCTGTCAAAATGTAGTAACTTATTCATGTGACAGGGGAAATTTGTCGGAACTTTATTTAGTGAAATCGATTGATGATTTGCGCAATTTtaatgaagaaaataaaacgCAAGAGCTATTTCAGAGCAAACCActtattaaaattgtggaacaCACAGAAGCAGTATATTCTAATGTTAAGCTAAATGAGTCGATTGTTTCGATAAGAAGTGATCGAGAGCAAATATCTTCACGTCCCGTTTCGACAGTGACTAATTTATCAATAGAATTTAACAGTTATCAGTCAACTCTAGAGGATGTGTTAGATATGTTGCTTAAAGCAGAAGAAATATTTACTAGAGATGTAACGGAGTCGAATGATTTAATGATAGTGAAGAGACATTTCCATGAACATGAAGAATTTATGACAAAACTTTCCGAATACCAAACATTTGTGTGTGGAGCTCTCGATGATGGATCACGGTTGATAAGTGAAGCGAATTTGAATACCAAATCTCAAGGAATGGACATTGGAAGCCAAATTGAAATCAAACAACAGTTGTTTCTTTTGAATGAACGATGGGAAATTCTGAGAGTGAACGCATTAGAACGTCAGACTAAAATTCATAGCAGATTGGCTTGGCTACAAATAGAAAACGTTGAACAACTGAGATTGTTTCTTTGCACTATTGAAGACAGAGTATCACGAATGAACGGTGTCTGCCGGACCCCAATGGAACTAAAGATTCAATTAGAAGATCTCATTCGCCTACAACACGATATGGAAAATCAAAAGAATTTGATTAATAGTCTTAAtaatttagttattattattgattctAATAGCTTCATCGATTTTGAGAACATGTTATCCGCCTTAGAAAAACGATGGTTTCATGTAACAAAATGGATAGCAAGTAGATGGAATCAGTTACAGACATTATGCTATAGATGGACTAAGCTTTCAGAACGATATCATATTATTTGCCAATGGATTCATTGTCGCCaacaaaaccttaaaaaaatgggAACAAATGAATCTGTTAAAGTGGTATCGATTATGGAACGAATCGAATGTTTACAATATTGCAAGCAAGATCTAACAACTCTTATCCATTATTTAGATGACTTAGACAGTGCTGCACAATGTCTCAGCAATGAAGGATATTCATCTCTTAATGTAATGAAAATAGAACATTTGACTAACATGTGCGATGCTCTCGTTCGAACATTAGAAGCACAAGAAGTACGTGTCTTGAATACGGGCTTTCAAATACCGGTTTTAATAAAGAGCGATGACGAGCGAAAAAACAGTGTTTTAAAACCTGCCTCGTGGGaagattttcagacaaaaatgTTTGAAGAGATAGATAGTAAAGTGGATGAAATTGACATGAATAATATTAACACTTCCACATATATCCATATTCCtcaaccagaaaaaaaaactaaacccgCACAATCGGAATCATATGCTGAATTTAATGAATTGTTGAATGAGTTGGACATTGCATTGAAGGAGTGTATGTTAACATTGGATACAATAGATAATGTTgattcacagaaaaaaatatcactacTTGAACATTGTGAAGCCGCTGTGATTGAAAAAAAGAAAGATTACGTGAGAGCTCAAGAAATGTTTCTTCTATGCAATGTATTGCCGCATATGGATTTGAGTATCGAAAGTAAACGACTAGAAGATATAGGCGTTTCATTCAATGCACTTCAAACCAAACTGTATGAGATCGGCAACAAGGATAAATTTAGTAGAAGTCTAACTGAATTCAAACTTCTTTTAGTAGATAATCGAAATTGGTATCAACAGAGTTCAAACTTGATAACTATCGATGATCTTGAAAGACGTTTATCAATTATGGATTACTTCCAACCTAAAATTGAGGAGAATCAACAAATTCTGGCCAATAATAATGAAGACGATTGGCGAGCTTTTAACATCGATTTCAATCTCTTCGTAGAAAGTTGGAATGATATGAAAAAGGTCGTTGGTCGtgtgataattgaaaaaaatggttacaAGGAACTCAGTGAACATATTCAACGAGTTCATGAATTGGTTAGTGAAATAGATAGTCTATCGGTAGTCAATATAGATTTAAAAAGTATGCAAATCACTCTAGGGAGAATGAATTTTCTTGAAACAATGTACAACGAACTACTTGATGAAAGTGGCGATGAAATAATTGCCCATCTGTCTGCTGATACTAGATTTGAAAAGCCCTTAACAGAATGGTATAGCGTTCTCCGGCTGTTGAATGACAGTATTAGAAAACAAAACATTGCTTTAGAATACATAAACAATTTCAACAAGGAATGTGAGAACATTCGTGCTTCACTAGATAAAATAGATTCCAATTTGGATGAACTCTTTTTATTAGGTGAAGTAAAACATCTGAAGTATGCAAAGTATGAACAACTTACAACGGACATTAAAAGAGTAGAAAATGACATAATTGGCATAAAAAAGTTGTATGAAATCATGGCAGAACATGGCGATGAAACTTCTTTAAACTTACGAATCTGTGTACTTTCCGACCGTTATTCAAGCATCATCACAcgttacgaaaaaaaaattaacaaacttAACATTGAAACCAGTGCAACAAGTATTCTAGCACGAGTTTATGAAATGGGGCTGTGGTTGAATAATTTAGAAAAGAACACTCCCAAGATACTTAATTCCGAAATAGCTAACCTCAATGAGCTTTATCAGATAAAATCTAAGTTCCAAGCGTTGAAGGAGACATGTGAACAACAAACTAACAAATTCCGTGAGTTGAATGAAATAGGCAATGAACTATTGTTGAAGATCGACGAAATGGTCCAAGAAAAACCGGAAAGCAAGTTTATATGTCTCGTCACCAAATTTACCAAGCTCAACGCATATTGGACTGAAGTGACAACTTTGGTGTATTCAAAAACTGCATTTCTGGAACACATTACGAGccaaattggtgaattcaaaacGCTGACAGTTGCTACCGAGGGATATCTGGATAAACTCGAAAAATTATTGCGCAGAAGCTCGGAAAGTGCTGCAGATGTTGAGGAAATATCAGAAGAACTTGAT ACCATCGAAAATTATATTCGAAATCACCCAAAACAACGTTTTGACAAAATATTCGCCTTAGGAAAGGAATTGTGTAGCTTGAAATTTATGGTTGTCTTAGTCGAAGAGGATCAACGTACTATTACTGAACGTTGGAATAGTTTACAAGCTCTG gCGAAACAACGCACGGCCAAACTTGAACAAGCTATGAAAGAGGCTCAATCATCCGAAAGTCAAGTATCTTATATGCAGCAATGGATTTTCCGAATTAACGAGACATTGAACGATACGACAACAGAAAAcattccgcatgaaattcaaaaacttcaaaacgattttgaatACCATAAAAAAGTTCTTCTAGACATGGCACAAAAAGTGGATCATTATAAATGTGAAGGCAAAATAGAAGCAGCTAATCGATACCAAGATCAAGTTGAATTACTTCAAGATCTATTTAAATGTTGCCTACACAAGTTTTATCGGCTCTCATCTGAGCAAACGGCTTTTGAAACCAAGCTAAATCTGGCGCTTGTAGAGATTCATCATGCGGAAAAAGGTGCAACGATTCTAGATATAGCATTTGCAGGGCCCGCACATTTACAAGATCAGTTTCAGCGTAgcttaaaaatatataaatatttatcCGAGATAAAAAGTGAAATAGAACAAATCATTCGGGCCGGTAGAAAAATTTGTGCAGACGAAGGAACTATAAATCCTTCGAAATTGGGGCAACGAATAGACACATTAAAGCATTTATATAATTCCCTTGGCGAAACTGTAActcaaacaaaacaaattttagagAATTTATCAAAGATACACCGCGATCTGGACGATAATCTGAATGAAGTTGAACATTGGATCTATGAAATTAGTGATTTAAGACAACCAACTAATGAAGAACTAAGTGTTACAATAGGGAAAATAATGACATGTACAAAACTTTATGATGAATATAGACAAGTTTGTCGTGAAATATATTTAGAAGATGTAAAAGTTCGTATAGAAAACGCTAAAAAACGATTAATGTTTATTGGAAACCGGGGGGTGAAAGAAAAGTTGCATAGTATCAAAAATTCATCATTAAACGTGGATTCTGTAAACAGTGATTTATTGAG ATATATAAAGCCAGATCTCAACAGTGTGGAATCGAATAATGATGAAGATGCTGAGGACTTCATTGTGAAGATGTCAAAAATGTTACAA